One window from the genome of Canis lupus dingo isolate Sandy chromosome 15, ASM325472v2, whole genome shotgun sequence encodes:
- the TMEM125 gene encoding transmembrane protein 125: MSEGEAPAPPGRGLPPDMLAEQVELWWSQQPRRSALCFAVAVLLVAGCGAGGVALLSSTSSRSGEWRLAAGTVLCLLALLVLVKQLMSSAVQDMNCVRQPQHVALLRSGGGADALVVLLSGLVVLVTGLTLAGLAAAPAPARPLAAMLSVGIGLAASGSLLLLGLLLYQVGVSGHCPPLPAAAPSARSDGSVLSISGQLSAGQRHETTSSIASLI, translated from the coding sequence ATGTCTGAAGGGGAGGCTCCAGCCCCGCCGGGCCGGGGGCTGCCCCCCGACATGCTGGCCGAGCAAGTGGAGCTCTGGTGGTCCCAGCAGCCGCGCCGCTCGGCACTCTGCTTCGCCGTGGCCGTGCTCCTGGTggcgggctgcggggcgggcgGTGTGGCCCTGCTGTCCTCCACCAGCAGCCGCTCGGGTGAGTGGCGCCTGGCGGCAGGCACGGTGCTCTGCCTGCTGGCCCTGCTGGTCCTGGTCAAGCAGCTGATGAGCTCGGCCGTGCAGGACATGAACTGCGTCCGCCAGCCCCAGCACGTGGCCCTGCTGCGCAGTGGCGGGGGCGCCGACGCGCTGGTGGTGCTGCTCAGCGGCCTGGTGGTGCTGGTCACCGGCCTGACCCTGGCCGGGctggccgccgcccccgcccctgcgcgGCCGCTGGCTGCCATGCTCTCCGTGGGCATCGGCCTGGCGGCCTCGGGCTCGCTCTTGCTGCTGGGCCTGCTGCTGTACCAGGTGGGCGTGAGCGGCCActgccccccgctccccgccgccgccccctcagCCCGCAGCGACGGCAGCGTCCTCAGCATCTCGGGACAGCTGTCTGCTGGCCAGCGGCACGAGACCACGTCCAGCATCGCCAGCCTCATCTGA